A region from the bacterium genome encodes:
- a CDS encoding methylenetetrahydrofolate reductase — protein sequence MHLKEKIGKKFVVTTELGGTNGTDVAKSLEDVKSYLPIDGLNVIDCASARLRINSFALAHLIQSEFPNLDVIPHFTCRDRSILGMQADLLGAYSLGIKYILATTGDPPKEGPYKDSKAVYNLTSIELIKMISNLNQGLDYNGEAIKGQSEFFISAVASPEALNLKQVIERMKQKIDAGANFFQTQPVYDVGKAKEFLNKAKNLGVPILLGIMPLKGLKMAQYMNEKVAGIHIPEEVMDKLKAGVKGVEIAKESVKEIYGSEGLSGIHIMALGDIMATNEIIEYVRKL from the coding sequence ATGCATTTAAAGGAGAAGATAGGAAAGAAGTTTGTAGTTACCACCGAACTTGGGGGAACCAATGGAACAGATGTAGCCAAATCGTTAGAAGATGTTAAATCTTACCTGCCCATTGATGGTTTGAATGTTATCGATTGTGCCTCAGCTCGCCTGAGAATCAATTCTTTTGCATTAGCTCATCTTATCCAATCAGAATTCCCCAATTTGGATGTTATCCCTCATTTTACTTGTAGAGACAGAAGTATTTTGGGAATGCAGGCAGACCTTTTAGGGGCATACAGCCTGGGGATAAAATATATTTTAGCTACTACTGGCGATCCCCCTAAAGAGGGTCCTTATAAGGATTCTAAAGCGGTATATAACCTTACCTCAATCGAGTTGATTAAAATGATTAGTAACCTCAATCAAGGATTAGATTATAATGGTGAAGCGATTAAAGGTCAGAGTGAATTCTTTATCAGCGCAGTAGCTTCACCTGAAGCTCTTAATCTGAAGCAGGTAATTGAAAGAATGAAACAAAAAATTGATGCAGGGGCAAATTTTTTTCAAACCCAACCAGTATATGATGTAGGAAAGGCTAAGGAATTTCTAAATAAAGCTAAAAATCTGGGAGTACCTATTCTTTTAGGTATTATGCCTCTAAAGGGTTTGAAAATGGCTCAGTATATGAATGAAAAAGTAGCTGGCATTCATATACCTGAAGAGGTAATGGATAAACTTAAAGCAGGTGTGAAGGGAGTAGAGATAGCTAAAGAGTCTGTGAAAGAAATTTATGGCTCAGAGGGACTATCTGGTATTCATATTATGGCACTTGGGGACATAATGGCAACTAATGAGATTATTGAGTATGTAAGAAAGCTTTAG